The window GCTGGCTGAATCCATGCTAAAAGCCGCCGGCAGAAACAGGGGAGGACTCAAGGTTACCGTCCCGAAAATACTGCTTGCGCCGGCCAGCAGGTTCATAGGGGTCCTCAGGTACATACTACTGGCTCCCGAGGATGTGCCTATAAATAAGCTCGAGAGAACGGGTTGGAGGCCTACGGTTGACTTAGATGAAGGGCTTATGACAGTGGTTGAATGGCTTGAATCTTGGAAAATGCTTTGACTACTATTAAACCCGGAGCACTGGTGATGTGTGTTGAAGCAAGCCTGGAAGTTCCTATACTGGCCGGTTGTCTGGATAATCACGCTCTACGCTCCATACTACTTTGCACCCGGGCCCTGGAGGGTTCTCAGCGGGGCAACTGGTATCCTCCTCAGAGCTGCTGGCCTACTAATCATAGCTTACTCGTTGCTCCTCACGAGTGTTGGCGGTAGGACGCTTAGACTGTACGCTCATAAAGGTGAGGGTGGCTTCTGGCCTGACAAGCTGTTCGTCGAGGGAGTATATGGCTGTATGAGGCACCCCCAGCACCTGGGCCTTGCATTGTTCCCTCTGGGCCTAGCTCTACTAGCCGCTTCCCCCGCCGCGGTATTAGGATCCGGCTGGAGCGTCTCGGCGGCGCTCCTATTCGTCTTGCTGGCAGAGGAGCCAGAGTGTCTGAGGAAGTATGGTGAGGAGTACTATAAGTATATGATAAGGACTCCTCCCTTCACATTGGACCCGAGGTGCTTGGCTAGGGGGATAAGGCTTCTCAGGCGGGGCTAGTGCCTCACGGCCATGGCTAGGCCTTCGCCCCTAGTGTCCGATGCTATGCGTGCAACCCCATCGTAGTAGTGTATGACTCCTCCCACCCCTGTCCTACCCTCAATAACCCGGTACTCCCTAGAATTGACGGTTTCGCCTTGGCCAGGGTCAACTATTATCTTGTTAGTCCAGGGAACCCAGGCTAGCCTAGGGCCGTTGAACGCCTCTAAAGGATCCATACCTAACCTAGCTATCTTCTCCGCTATCTGGCTGTGAAACTGGGGCCTGTAGTGGCCCGCGCTGAGCCCATAGCCCACAATACTGGACTCGTGTTCAAGGATTACGGTTGAGAGCGTGTGCAACGGTAGCTTCCTGGGCCCTAGGGTGTTGGGCACTCCTCTCTTCAAGGTGAAGCACGAGGCCCTTGAGTGGAGCGTGACCTGGTAGTGGGGCTCTGTTATCATCGAGCCGAAGTGGTGGAAGAGACTCTGTATCCCGAGGGCTATTGTTCCCTGGGAATCCACTGCGGCTAGGAATGTTGTATCCGACCCTGACGGCGTGCTTCTCCACGTATCTTCCTCTCTCACTAGCCGGTTTATGAACCCTGTTGAGAGTAGCTGGGCTGGACTTTGGGTCATGTACCTGGGGTCTCCTAGGTAGTTGTCCCTCACATGGTACGCCAGAGCATATGCGTCGACGAGCTCTCGTATACTGTGCGGCGGCTCGGATTGCTCAAGGAGTCTGAGTATTAGTAGCGTTGTTACTCCCTGGGTGTTGGGAGGCATCTCCAGTATCTTCCACCCGTGATAATCCATTTCTACCGGCTCCATCAGGCTTGCATGATAGCCAGCCATGTCCTCCGGTGATAGCAGGCCTCCCCAGCGCTTAACCGTCTCGGAAACCCGGTCGGCCGGGTCTCCCTCGTAGAAAAACCTGTGATCCACTGATA of the Candidatus Thermodiscus eudorianus genome contains:
- a CDS encoding gamma-glutamyltransferase, yielding SVDHRFFYEGDPADRVSETVKRWGGLLSPEDMAGYHASLMEPVEMDYHGWKILEMPPNTQGVTTLLILRLLEQSEPPHSIRELVDAYALAYHVRDNYLGDPRYMTQSPAQLLSTGFINRLVREEDTWRSTPSGSDTTFLAAVDSQGTIALGIQSLFHHFGSMITEPHYQVTLHSRASCFTLKRGVPNTLGPRKLPLHTLSTVILEHESSIVGYGLSAGHYRPQFHSQIAEKIARLGMDPLEAFNGPRLAWVPWTNKIIVDPGQGETVNSREYRVIEGRTGVGGVIHYYDGVARIASDTRGEGLAMAVRH